In Euzebya rosea, the sequence CCCATCAGCTTCCACCATCGACTCCTCCAGCTCGGCTCCACCCCCGCGGACCCCACCACCAAACCAACCCGCCCCCCTCACCAACACCCCACCGTTCCACCAGACGGAACCGGCTCGCGGGTCCCTGTCGCTCCGGTGGAGCGGCAGCCTCATGTCGGGGTTCGCTGGTCACCCATCCCTGCCGCATGGGCTGTGGCCAGGGACCGGCGGAGCCCGGGCCGCCTCGCCTCGAGGTCCGCGATTCCCCGGAGCTTCACCTCCTCGTAGCCGCGGACGAGGTCAGGGAGGGCGGCGAGCGCCGCCGCGTCATCGGCCGTCCCAGCGGACAAGGTCATGATGATCAGGTTGAGGTCGTCCAGGTAGGTGGCAACGAGCCGCCGCTCCGCCTGACGGACCCGCGAGTGCCCGAAGGGATCCAGAACGCTCCCGCGTACTCGTCGCATCCGGTACAGGATCTCCAAGCCCGGCTTCGCCCACAGGCCGATGCCGATCTTCCGCTGCATCCCGAGGGACCGCAGCACCGGCGGGTGGAGAAGGATGCGCACGTTGGAGGCATCGGGGAACTCCTCCCTGACCGACGCAAGCCACGCCGGGTCCGCGTAGAGCCGGGCGACCTCGTACTCGTCTTTGTAGGCCAGCACCTTGTGCAGGTTCTCGGCGGCCAACCGCGTAATGGTTCCGGTCCCGTCGATCCCTCGTTCAGCGCGCCACACCTGTACCACCTTGCCTGCATAGCGTCGTGCGAGGCGCTGGTCCTGGTAGCCGACGAGGTCCCTGGCCCGATGTGCCACCAGCTCGGCCACGTCCGACGGCAGCTCCGCTTCGGCGAGGGTGGCTCGGGTCGACCTCGCCATCTGCGGGCCGGACCGGGAGACGGCCGAAGCAGGTGCCGTCGCGGGGACCTTCGCACCGTCGAGCGACGCCTGCACCGCAGCCGGGGCTGACACGACTGCCCGCCCCCACGCCACTGCGTCCCGGTTGTCCTGCACCGCGGTGCCGTTCAGCTCGATCGCACGGTCGAGGGACGACGGTGAGACGGGCAGCACGCCAGCTTGGAGGGCGGCGCCGATGACCACCATGTTGGTGTACAGATGGGACCCGAGGAGATGTTCGGCGATCTCCGCGGCGTCCAGGTACACGTTGTCGGTTGCGCGGGTCCGCTCATCGATCCTTTGACGCAGCTGGGCCAGGGGAGGGGTGGTGGTCCGGGCGTCGGCGACCATCTCGCCCGTCGGACTCACGCGGGTGGAGACGACCGCCACCGTCCGTTGCGGACTGGCCATCGCGAGGGTGCTCGCCTGGGTCCCGACGATCGGGTCCAGGACGATGAGGGCATCCGTGGTCGATGCGGTCACGCGTGGGCTCGCGGTCGGCTCGGCCCCCTCGAGCACCCGAAGGTGGGACACGACAGGCCCGGCCTTCTGCGACAGGCCAGTCTGATCCAGCCCCACGACCCGGCGCCCGTCGAGCTGCGCCGCCATGGCGAGCACCTGGTTGACGGTGACCACTCCGGTTCCCCCGATCCCGGCCAGAAGGGTGCCGTGCGCCCCTGTCGGCGTCGGGGGCGGGTCCGGGAGGGCAGGTGGACGTTGGCGGACACGGGTGCGGTTGGCCACACCTCCCGCTGCCGCGTCCCCGACCTGCACCGTCACGAAGGACGGACAGTCGCCCTCCACGCAGGAGTAGTCGTAGTTGCACGAGGACTGATGGATTTGCGTTCGTCGACCGAACGGGGTCTCCACGGGCTGGACCGAGAGGCAGTTGCTCTTCGCTCCGCAGTCGCCACACCCCTCGCAGACCCGCTCGTTGATCATGACCCTCGTGGTCGGTGTCGCCGCGATGCCACGCCTGCGGTCGCGTCGCGCCTCGGCCGCGCACTCCTGGTCGTAGATGAGGACGGTCACCCCCGGCGTGCCCTGGAGCCGTCGTTGAACCGCGTCGAGTTCCTCACGATCGTGCAGGGATGCCGCGCCCGGCAGGGGGCCCACGGCCCGCACCCGGGCCGGATCATCGGCCACGACCGCGACCTGGACGACCCCCTCGGCGTGCAGCGCCGCGACGATGTCGTGCAACGGGCGGCCCCCGACCGCGTCCTGTCCGCCCGTCATGGCGACCGCGCCGTTGTGGAGCAGCTTGTAGGTCATCGACACGCCGGATGCCACGGCGGCCCTGATCGCCAGCGAGCCGGAGTGGAAGAAGGTGCCGTCGCCGAGGTTCTGGAAGTGGTGGCGTTCACGGGCGAAGGGGGCCATCCCGATCCACTGGGCCCCCTCGCCACCCATCTGGGTGATGGTGTCGGCGGTTCGGCGGTCGTCGCCGGACATCTGCACCATCGCGTGACACCCGATCCCGGCACCCACCGAGGAGCCGTCCGGGACGACCGTGGAACGGTTGTGGGGGCAGCCGGAGCAGAACCACGGACCACGCGTGCTCGCCGTCCTGGTCAGCAACGGCAGGGCCGCCCTCGGCAACACCCCGGTCGGTTCCGAGCCGACGAGGGGCGGAGAGGTGGTCCGCGCGGCACCGGCATCGGGCACCGCCTGAGGGAAGTGCGGCAGCCGCGTCGGCCCTAGTCGATCTCGAACGGGGGCGAGCAGACGGCCGACCGTGAGCTCCCCGTCGACGGGGATGAGTTCGTGCCCCCGCTCGTCCTCCTGTCCCACGATCCGGGGTTGGAGGTCGGTTCCGTAGAGGATGCGACGGATGGCGTATTCCAGGAACGGCCGCTTCTCCTCCACGACGACGATGTCGGACAGTCCGCGGGAGAACCGCCGGACGACGTCGGGGTCCAACGGGTAGGGCATGCCGATCCTGAGCAGCCGAACTCCGGCCTGCTCGAGGTCTCGCCGCGTGGTGAGGCCCAGCTCACGCAGCGTCTCCCGCAGGTCGAGGTAGGTCTTGCCGGTGGCGACGAACCCGATCGAGGCCTCGCCCAGCGCTCCTTCGACCTGGTTGAGGTCGTTGGCGGCCGCGTAGCGCTGCGCCGCGATCAGGCGCCCACGGAGGACCTGGCGCTCTGCGGCGACGCTCTCGGGGGGCGTCGTCCTCGCGATCCGGGCCTGCCAGGGCTGGCCGTCGATGTCCAGCGTCGGCAGCCGTGGCGCCACGGCCGATACGGCATCGAGGTCCACGCTCCCGAAGCCATCGGCGACATCGGTCACGATCTTCATGCCGGTCCATGCCCCGCTGAAACGTGACAGGGCGACGGCGTGCAGGCCCATGGTCAGCACGTCCTGGGCCCCGGAGGGGACCAGCACGGGGACGCTCAGGTCGGCAAGGGTGGACTCGCTGGCCGATGGGATGGTTGAGGACTTGCAGGCCGGATCGTCCCCGACCAGCAGGACGGCTCCTCCGGACGGCGGCACACCCATGGTGTTGGCGTGCCGGATGGCATCGCCCGCCCGGTCCAGCCCCGGCGCCTTCCCATACCACAGGCCCACGATCCCATCGAGCCCTTCGGGGTCACGCACCTGCTGGCTTCCCCAGACCGCCGTGGCGGCAAGCTCCTCGTTGACCGCTGGCCGGTGGTGGACCGCGTGGGCGACGAGACGCTCACCCTCTCGGGCCAAGGCGGTGTCGTAGCCCCCGAGCGGAGACCCCTCGTAGCCGCTGACGAAGGTGGCGGTCCGCCGCCCGTCACGGGCTTCCTGCCGATGGATCTGCATCGGCAGGCGCACGAGGGCGGCGATGCCGCCGAGCACCGCGACCCCGCTGTCCCGGTCGAACCGGCTAGCAAGGTCCAGCGCGTCGCGGCCCATGGGTTCAGCTGGCAAGGAGGAAGTCGAGCACCGCCTGATCGAAGGTCTCGGGGTCCTCCCACTGCGGCCAGTGGGCGGTGTCGTCGATGACGACGAGCTCGGCATCCGGGGTCAGCTCCGCCGCCCGTGCGGCGCTGCGGACGGAGGAGCCAGGGTTGTACTCGCCCCACAGGTACAGGGTCGGGACGCTGATCGACTTGAGCCGCTCCTCGGTGAGGCTGTACTCCACCCGCGCCGGCGAGTCGTAGGGCAGCATGTGGTGCAGCCGCGACACGACCGCCTTCATCTCAGGCCGCTCGTACAGCCGGAGCCGCAGCTCCACCAGCTCATCGGTGCAGTCGTTGGGATCGTGGAACAGCAGCTCGAGCCGCTTGCGGACGTTCTCCCGGGTCAGCTCCTTGAGGGACTGGCTCTTGCTGACCATGTTGCGGCGCTCCTCCGCCTCCTGGGGGTCCTCACCCTCTGGCCAGCGGAACACGCCGCCCGTGCAGTTGATCAGCTTGTCGATCCGTTCGGGTGTCTCCAGGGCCAGCCACGAGGCGACCCATCCGCCCAGGGACTCACCCAGGAAGTGCGCTTGACGGACACCCATGCCGTCCATGAGGTCACGGAGGTGGCGGGTGTAGTCGGTGATGACGTAGGGGATGTCGGGCTTGGCGGTGAGACCGTGCCCGATCATGTCCACCGACACCACGTGGAAGTGTTCCCCGAGGCGCCGCATGTTCCGGGCGAACGCCTCCACGTGGCCACCGGTGCCATGGAGGAGGAACAGGACTGGGCCCTTTCCTTGGCCCACCTCGAGCGTCCGCGTCCTGACGCCGCCGGCGTCGCGGAAGCGAACCTCGCACCCCACGGTCTCGTTCCACAGCGTCGCGGTCTTCGGCATCGGATCTCCTTCGGCGAGGGCAAGATTGCGGAGTGCGATGTTCCGTCCAGCCCTCGCCACGATCAATGGCCCGATTCCGCTGGACGAAACAGCCATCGGCGGCCGATCACGCTGAGGGCGGACGCCGGATCCCCACGGAGCCCCGAAGTTCTTTCAGCGATACCGCCCTCCCGCTCTGGGGAAGGGCAGGAATGATTCGACGATGTCAATGTGGTCTGACCGAGGGGCCGCGTGGGATGCCCAGGCCCTGAGGGCGTACCTGGTGAGTCGGCGGAGCCTCCGCAGCACGCAACGGGGGGTCGAACCCGACCGTGCCCGCGCAGTCACCCATAGCTCGACCTTGCGGACACCCGTGCGGTCCTGGAGTTCTCGGAGGCGGACGGCCACGACGATCTCGCCGCCGGCCCGCGCCGCGAGGACGACCTGGAGGAGTGCAGGGCTCCGGACGCGTCGGACGATCCGGACCGGGAGGGACCGGCCGTGCCCGAGGCCCAGCACCGAAGTACCCCCCTGGCCCGGCACCAGCTTGCGTCTGGGGAGCCATGCGCCGATGCCACCCGCGAGGGTCAACTCAGACATCGCGTGGTCGAGGTCGTCAGGACGGGTCACCTGTTCGTCCCAGTCGTTGGCGACCAGATTCAGACGAGTCTGACGCACAGCCCAGTACGCCCAGGAGGACGTTGCGGCCAACCCGGGGAGGAGGAGCAACGGCAGGCCCAGGAGTGTGAGGCCGAGGATGAACCGCTCGAGAAGGGGGGTCATGTACTCCCCGAGCGTCGTCAGCGGCCACCACAGGTGCGTCGACGAGGGGGGCACGGGTCAGGTCCCCAGCTCCGCCTGGATGCGGGTGAGCCCGCGGCTCGTGACCCGATCGATGATGGCAAGGAGTCGCACCCCAGGTCGTTGGTCGGGGACCTCCACGTGAATCCGCACCTCGGTCCCGAAGTGCCCGAGGGGCAGGATCAGTGTCTGGACCGACAGGAAGGCCTCGAGTGGTGGTCTCGTCCCGTGGAACATCAGCGCATCACCGTCAGGACTCCACTGCGTCGTCCCAGACAGGGTGGCCTCGACCCCGGGGAGGTGGAGCGAGACGGCGTCCTCGCCTTCCGCACAGTGTCCCACCCCGAACCAGTCGGCCACGATGGCCGCATCCGCGAGGTAGGGCATGACCTGCGCCTTGGTGGTGTTCAGGATGGCGCGGTGATCCAGCTCGAGCGGTGGACGGTCAGGGCGGGCCCGCCGGTGACACCTCAACGCCAGGTGCCGGTCGCCTTCGGACCATGTCCGTCCGTCCATAGATAGTTGTATCGTACATGTAGCTTGTGATGTCGTCGAGCACCTTCCGCCCATGTCCATTCAAAAAGGTCTGCTGTGACTCAGTTGCTCAACGCGCTGGCGTACCTTGTCCAACACCGCCCGCGCTCGCTTGTCGTCGTCGTCGGTGTGATCACCGTCGTACTTGGAGTGTTCGCCACGCAGCAACAGGCGCAGGTGGACATCACCGCGTTCGCACCCGAGACCGACCTGGCGGCCGCGTTCGCACGTGTCCAGGATGACTTCGCCACCACGGGTGCCACGGTCCAGGTGATCATCGACGCCGACGACGGAGGGGACGTCTTGAGCCCCGACGGCCTGCAGGTGGCCCAGCAGATCACCGACGCCGCCACCGCGTCGCCGACGGTCGCCCCCCTTCTGGCGGAGCCGGGCGGGCTGGGACCGCCCGTGATCTCCTTCGCGAGCGGCCTGCTGGGCGCCCTTGAGCAGCAGGGGCTCGACCCTTCCTCGGTTCCCCCGAACGAGCTGGACAGCCTTTCGACGCAGGTCTTCGCAAGCCCCGACGGCGCCCAGCTGGCGGGTCTGCTGAGCCGCGACCGAGACCTGGAAGCTGGTTCGGCTCGTGCTGGGATCGTGCTGATCCAGCTGGATGCCACGTCGAGCGAGTCCGCGCAGAGGGCCGCAGGCGTCGCCCTCCGCGACCTCCTCGAGGATCTGACCTTCCCGGACGGGATGGAGGTGCTCGCATTCAGCCAGGGCATCCTCTTCGCCGAGCTGGAGAGCGGCCTCCAGGACCAGCTGCCGTTCCTGCTCGGGCTCAGCCTGCTCCTCATCGTGCTGATCCTGGGCCTCATCTACCGCTCCGTCAGCGACGTGGTCCTCGGGTTGGCCGGGCTGGTGTTGACCGTGGTGTGGATGTACGGGTTCGGAGTGCTCCTGGGTCCGGATTACCTCGGGATCACGGGGGCGTTCAGCCAGATCTCAATCGTCATCCCCGTGCTGCTCGTCGGGTTGGGTGTGGACTACGCGATCCATCTGACATCCCGCTACCGGGAGGAACTCGCCGAGGGTGCCGGGGTCGACGAGGCGGCGCGCATGGCGGTGGTCTCCGTTGGGGGAGCGCTCGTCCTCGCCACGGCCACCACGATAATCGGGTTCGTCACCAACTGGTTCACCCCGCTGCCGCCGATCAGGGACTTCGGCCTGTTCACGGCCTTCGGGGTGTTGTCGGCCTTCGTGGTGATGGCGACTCTCGTCCCTGCAACTCGACACCTGCTCGATCGCCGACGGACCAGCACCGTCAACTCCAGCGTGGCCGCTCGAGGGGGGAGGGGGCAGGGGCCGCTGGCCCTCAGCCGGGGAATGGCCCGCCTTGCCGTCCTGACCGAGCGTGCCCCCGGTGTCACGCTTTGCGTCGCGGCCCTCGTGACCGCGGTTGCGGCCGTCGGCGCCAGCCAGCTGTCGACCTCCTTCAGCCAGGATGACTTCATCCCTGAGGGGTCCTATGCCGATGTCGTCCTTGCCCGCGCGGAGATGCTCTTCGGTGGTGACCTCACCGAGCAGACCCACGTGCTGGTGGAGGGGGACTTCACCGACCCGGAGGTCGCCAACGCGGTCCTCGCCGCAGAGCTGGCGATCGACGAGGTCGACCCCACGCTCATCCGGCGGGGGCTGGAAGGTGCCCAGGTCAGCTCCGCGCCCGGCGTCGTGGCACGCCTCGCTGGGCGAGCCGCAGCGGCTGGAGCTGGTCCCAGCTCGACGACGGACGGCGGAGACACGGCGGCGCTCCAGGCTGCACTGCGCGGGAACGGGTGGGTCGATGGCGCGTTCGCCGCCGACGCCGACATGCTCGCCCTCTACCGGCTCGTGGAGGAGACCGCACCAGGCGAGATCGAACGGCTGCTGGCCGATGACGCACAGGCCGGACTGCTGACCCTGTCGTCCACCGCTGGTGAGGACGACGTCGACGAGCTCGTCGAGGCCCTGCAGCCGGCGCTCGAACTCCTTGGGCCCACCACGGAGGACGTCGTCGTGGTCAGCGAGCAGATGGTGATCGCCGAGGTGATCAACGCCATGACCGCCTCCCAGGTCCGCTCCATCCTGATCACCTTGGTCGCCGCGCTCGTGCTGCTCACGGGGTACTACGGCATGGTGAATCGGCGTCCGCTGCTCGGACCGATCACCATGGTCCCGTCGGTGCTGTCGGTGTCCTGGGTCCTCGGGTCGATGTACCTGCTCGGGCTGAGCTTCAATGTCCTGACCAGCACGGTGGCCGCCTTGGCGATCGGAATCGGCGTCCCCTACGGTATCCACATCACGCATCGCTTCACCGAGGATCGTGAGCTGGCCACGTCCACCGAGGAAGCCATGCGGTCGACAGTCATGCACACCGGCGGGGCGCTCGCGGCCTCGGCCGCGACGACGGCGGTCGGGTTCGGCGTGCTGGTGTTCAGCGAGCTCATCCCGATCCAGCAGTTCGGAGGGGTGACGGCGTTGACCATCGTCTTCGCGTTGGCGGGGTCAGTGCTCGTCCAGCCGTCGCTCCTGGCCGTCTGGGACCGGCGGCAGCGGCGGAAGTCGCCCCATCGCCCGCTCGTGGAGGCCAGCCCCTGATGGCTGCCACCGAGGTGTCCCAGACGGTCGAGTCGGTCGGCCACAACCTGGATGAAGTGGTACGACATGTGCGCCTTCCAGGAGCTGACGAGCTCGAGTCGGAGACCGGGTTCCGGATCGACGCCGCCGGGGCGGTCATCCTCGCCCGGCTGAGCGGCCAGGCCCCGACGCGGCTGACCGACCTGGCCGACTCATTGGGGCTCGCCCCATCGACGATCAGCCGCCAGCTACCGCCCCTCGAATCGCAGGGGCTGGTGGTCCGACAGGCCGATCCGACCGACGGGCGAGCCTCGCTCCTCTGTCTCACCCACAAGGGCCAGGACGCGGCCCAGCGAATCTCAAGGTACCGGACCCGCCGCGTCGCTCACCTGCTCCATGACTGGTCTGACTCCGACATCGAACAACTCGCCATGCTGCTCGACCGCTTCGTCCGCGGGCTTCCTCGTCGCCGTTGACACCCGCGGACTGACGACCCTCACCCACTCGCCCCATCGCGCGAACGAGCCAGCGGGCTGATCACCGCATGCACCGGAGGGGGACCCTCGGTCCCGGCCAGCAGGTCCAAGGCCGTCCGCAGTCCCTCCAACGGGAGCACAGGTCCGGTGAGGACCTCGTGGCCAGGTCCCCCTCGCGAAAGGAGGCCGAGGGCTGCAGGGACCGCCCAGGACTCCCTTGCGTTGACACCGAGCATGGACCGCTCACCAAGGACCATCGCATCGACATCGAGGCCATCCAACCGGCGGCCGCGCTTCACCCCGGCGAGTATCACCCGCCCACCCATGTCGCTGACCGACACCGCATCGCGCACGACCTCGGCAGACCGCGGCGTGACGTCGACAACGACATCGGCACCTCCGCCGGTCATGTGCCGGACATCCTCGCGCCATCGTCCGTCCGGGTCGACCGTTACCGAGGTGGCACCAAGTCGCTCCGCCAGCTCCAGACGCGTCCGGTCAGTATGGAGGCCGCAGACGATCACCTGGCCTGCGCCGAGCTCCTTGGCGGCTAGTGCGGTGCCCAAGCCGTGCTGGCCTGGGCCAATCACGACCACACGTTCGCCGGGACGGAGCCCCGCGCGTGACCGTAGCCAGGAGAGCCCGTTGGAGACGGGGATGAACCAGGTCGCGCGTTCGTCGTCCAACCCTTCGGGCACCCGATGCGCGACTGCGTTCGGGGGGACGAGGACCATCTCGGCGTAGCCACCCAGATGGGCCCCGCCGCCACTCAGGGGGGTCCCGCCGAACCGGCGACCGCGGCCACAGAGCCGGTGCCGCCCATCCTGGCAGACGGCACAGGTCCCGCAGGGGATGGCCTCTTCCAGGACGACTCGATCACCGACCCGCAGGCCCCGCCGAACGGATGCGGAAGGGCCGATCTCGACCACACGCCCCACGATCTCGTGGCCGGCGACCAGCGGGAATCCCGCCCCTTCCTTCTCGCCGCCGAACAAGGCAAGGTCGCTGCCGCAGACCCCGCACGCGGTCACCTCGATGAGCACGTCGCCCTCGCCGATGTCCGGGCGGGGCTGGGTCCGCATCACGACCTCGCCCGGCGCTGTGAAGAGCGCGGCCAGGTAGTCAGTCGTCGTAATCACGTCCCGGCTCCATTCCAAGGAAGGTCTGTGCTGTCCCGACGCGGATGGCGTAGGTGTCGGCAGGACTGAGCCCCGCCTCGTCGACGGTCCACCCAGGCCGGTCGGAGATGAACGGTGCGTCAGTGCCCACGACCATGGTGCCTGCACCAAGCGTCATGCAATGTTCCCTGACGGCCCGAGGCGAGAAGGTCAGGCAGTCCACGAACATTCGCCGGGCCGTCTGCATCGGCGGTTCGTTCAGGCTCGCACGAACTGAGTCCCGCGTATGGTGGAAGTGGGCGAGCCGGTTCAGGCTGGTCCACAGGGCCCCACCGCCGTGCGTGGCGCAAACGCGCAGGCTCCGGTGACGGGCAAGGGTTCCTGAGGTGATCAGCGAGGTGGCCGCTGCGCCGATCTCCAGGGGGAAGGCGGCGTGGGAGGTCAGCTCGCCGCTTGGGAACCATTGGGCGGACAGGGGGCTCACGGGGTGGAGCAGCACCGGCAGGTCCGCGCGGTCGATCGCCCCCCACATGTCGTCGAGGGCCGGATCGGTGATGGGCACGCCCGCGACGTTGGTTCCCAGCTGCACTCCGTGCAGCCCCGATCCCTTGATGTTCACGAGCACCTCGAGGGCACGGTCGAGGTCCTGCAACGGAATGGTGCCGAAGCCGCGGAAGCGGGTGGGATGTTGCGCGACGGCATCGGCGATCCACGCGTTGACCGACCGTGCCATCTCCTCGGACTGGACGGGTGATGCCGCATAGGCCATGAGCATGGGCATCGGCGAGAGCACCTGCAGGTCCACGC encodes:
- a CDS encoding zinc-dependent alcohol dehydrogenase, which produces MITTTDYLAALFTAPGEVVMRTQPRPDIGEGDVLIEVTACGVCGSDLALFGGEKEGAGFPLVAGHEIVGRVVEIGPSASVRRGLRVGDRVVLEEAIPCGTCAVCQDGRHRLCGRGRRFGGTPLSGGGAHLGGYAEMVLVPPNAVAHRVPEGLDDERATWFIPVSNGLSWLRSRAGLRPGERVVVIGPGQHGLGTALAAKELGAGQVIVCGLHTDRTRLELAERLGATSVTVDPDGRWREDVRHMTGGGADVVVDVTPRSAEVVRDAVSVSDMGGRVILAGVKRGRRLDGLDVDAMVLGERSMLGVNARESWAVPAALGLLSRGGPGHEVLTGPVLPLEGLRTALDLLAGTEGPPPVHAVISPLARSRDGASG
- a CDS encoding indolepyruvate ferredoxin oxidoreductase family protein; the encoded protein is MPAEPMGRDALDLASRFDRDSGVAVLGGIAALVRLPMQIHRQEARDGRRTATFVSGYEGSPLGGYDTALAREGERLVAHAVHHRPAVNEELAATAVWGSQQVRDPEGLDGIVGLWYGKAPGLDRAGDAIRHANTMGVPPSGGAVLLVGDDPACKSSTIPSASESTLADLSVPVLVPSGAQDVLTMGLHAVALSRFSGAWTGMKIVTDVADGFGSVDLDAVSAVAPRLPTLDIDGQPWQARIARTTPPESVAAERQVLRGRLIAAQRYAAANDLNQVEGALGEASIGFVATGKTYLDLRETLRELGLTTRRDLEQAGVRLLRIGMPYPLDPDVVRRFSRGLSDIVVVEEKRPFLEYAIRRILYGTDLQPRIVGQEDERGHELIPVDGELTVGRLLAPVRDRLGPTRLPHFPQAVPDAGAARTTSPPLVGSEPTGVLPRAALPLLTRTASTRGPWFCSGCPHNRSTVVPDGSSVGAGIGCHAMVQMSGDDRRTADTITQMGGEGAQWIGMAPFARERHHFQNLGDGTFFHSGSLAIRAAVASGVSMTYKLLHNGAVAMTGGQDAVGGRPLHDIVAALHAEGVVQVAVVADDPARVRAVGPLPGAASLHDREELDAVQRRLQGTPGVTVLIYDQECAAEARRDRRRGIAATPTTRVMINERVCEGCGDCGAKSNCLSVQPVETPFGRRTQIHQSSCNYDYSCVEGDCPSFVTVQVGDAAAGGVANRTRVRQRPPALPDPPPTPTGAHGTLLAGIGGTGVVTVNQVLAMAAQLDGRRVVGLDQTGLSQKAGPVVSHLRVLEGAEPTASPRVTASTTDALIVLDPIVGTQASTLAMASPQRTVAVVSTRVSPTGEMVADARTTTPPLAQLRQRIDERTRATDNVYLDAAEIAEHLLGSHLYTNMVVIGAALQAGVLPVSPSSLDRAIELNGTAVQDNRDAVAWGRAVVSAPAAVQASLDGAKVPATAPASAVSRSGPQMARSTRATLAEAELPSDVAELVAHRARDLVGYQDQRLARRYAGKVVQVWRAERGIDGTGTITRLAAENLHKVLAYKDEYEVARLYADPAWLASVREEFPDASNVRILLHPPVLRSLGMQRKIGIGLWAKPGLEILYRMRRVRGSVLDPFGHSRVRQAERRLVATYLDDLNLIIMTLSAGTADDAAALAALPDLVRGYEEVKLRGIADLEARRPGLRRSLATAHAAGMGDQRTPT
- a CDS encoding MarR family winged helix-turn-helix transcriptional regulator, with the translated sequence MAATEVSQTVESVGHNLDEVVRHVRLPGADELESETGFRIDAAGAVILARLSGQAPTRLTDLADSLGLAPSTISRQLPPLESQGLVVRQADPTDGRASLLCLTHKGQDAAQRISRYRTRRVAHLLHDWSDSDIEQLAMLLDRFVRGLPRRR
- a CDS encoding amidohydrolase family protein, with the protein product MTDLIDVHSHVVPLGVFPEAHRDPGLPWVRRTGAVAEVSLGAGPARRRVPSTCWDLDERLAWMDAQGVDLQVLSPMPMLMAYAASPVQSEEMARSVNAWIADAVAQHPTRFRGFGTIPLQDLDRALEVLVNIKGSGLHGVQLGTNVAGVPITDPALDDMWGAIDRADLPVLLHPVSPLSAQWFPSGELTSHAAFPLEIGAAATSLITSGTLARHRSLRVCATHGGGALWTSLNRLAHFHHTRDSVRASLNEPPMQTARRMFVDCLTFSPRAVREHCMTLGAGTMVVGTDAPFISDRPGWTVDEAGLSPADTYAIRVGTAQTFLGMEPGRDYDD
- a CDS encoding efflux RND transporter permease subunit produces the protein MFATQQQAQVDITAFAPETDLAAAFARVQDDFATTGATVQVIIDADDGGDVLSPDGLQVAQQITDAATASPTVAPLLAEPGGLGPPVISFASGLLGALEQQGLDPSSVPPNELDSLSTQVFASPDGAQLAGLLSRDRDLEAGSARAGIVLIQLDATSSESAQRAAGVALRDLLEDLTFPDGMEVLAFSQGILFAELESGLQDQLPFLLGLSLLLIVLILGLIYRSVSDVVLGLAGLVLTVVWMYGFGVLLGPDYLGITGAFSQISIVIPVLLVGLGVDYAIHLTSRYREELAEGAGVDEAARMAVVSVGGALVLATATTIIGFVTNWFTPLPPIRDFGLFTAFGVLSAFVVMATLVPATRHLLDRRRTSTVNSSVAARGGRGQGPLALSRGMARLAVLTERAPGVTLCVAALVTAVAAVGASQLSTSFSQDDFIPEGSYADVVLARAEMLFGGDLTEQTHVLVEGDFTDPEVANAVLAAELAIDEVDPTLIRRGLEGAQVSSAPGVVARLAGRAAAAGAGPSSTTDGGDTAALQAALRGNGWVDGAFAADADMLALYRLVEETAPGEIERLLADDAQAGLLTLSSTAGEDDVDELVEALQPALELLGPTTEDVVVVSEQMVIAEVINAMTASQVRSILITLVAALVLLTGYYGMVNRRPLLGPITMVPSVLSVSWVLGSMYLLGLSFNVLTSTVAALAIGIGVPYGIHITHRFTEDRELATSTEEAMRSTVMHTGGALAASAATTAVGFGVLVFSELIPIQQFGGVTALTIVFALAGSVLVQPSLLAVWDRRQRRKSPHRPLVEASP
- a CDS encoding alpha/beta fold hydrolase is translated as MPKTATLWNETVGCEVRFRDAGGVRTRTLEVGQGKGPVLFLLHGTGGHVEAFARNMRRLGEHFHVVSVDMIGHGLTAKPDIPYVITDYTRHLRDLMDGMGVRQAHFLGESLGGWVASWLALETPERIDKLINCTGGVFRWPEGEDPQEAEERRNMVSKSQSLKELTRENVRKRLELLFHDPNDCTDELVELRLRLYERPEMKAVVSRLHHMLPYDSPARVEYSLTEERLKSISVPTLYLWGEYNPGSSVRSAARAAELTPDAELVVIDDTAHWPQWEDPETFDQAVLDFLLAS